From Bacteroidota bacterium, one genomic window encodes:
- a CDS encoding DNA-3-methyladenine glycosylase I produces the protein MTYCKYIATLPKDETNVHKIYHDTQYGFPLHTDDELFCRLILEINQAGLSWTTILNKQENFRKAYHNFNIKKVAAYKEKDFNRLMQDAGIIRNRLKINAAIENAKTILQLQKEYGSFQLWLQHHHPADKETWTKLFKKTFRFTGGEIVNEFLMSTGYLKGAHTEDCPVYKKVLKEKPVWSL, from the coding sequence ATGACTTACTGTAAATACATAGCAACTCTACCAAAGGATGAAACAAACGTTCACAAAATATATCACGATACGCAATATGGATTTCCATTGCATACGGATGATGAATTATTTTGCAGGTTGATATTGGAAATAAATCAGGCAGGATTAAGTTGGACAACGATATTAAATAAGCAAGAAAATTTTCGGAAAGCATATCACAATTTTAATATTAAAAAAGTAGCGGCTTATAAAGAAAAAGATTTTAATCGCCTGATGCAGGATGCAGGAATTATTCGCAATCGATTAAAAATAAATGCAGCTATTGAAAATGCAAAAACGATTCTGCAATTGCAAAAAGAATATGGCTCATTTCAACTTTGGTTACAGCATCATCATCCTGCGGATAAAGAAACATGGACGAAACTTTTCAAAAAAACATTTCGCTTTACCGGTGGTGAAATAGTAAATGAATTTTTAATGAGTACCGGTTATTTAAAAGGGGCACATACAGAAGATTGTCCGGTATATAAAAAAGTATTGAAAGAGAAACCAGTTTGGAGTTTGTAG
- a CDS encoding ion transporter: protein MQAPYRSKLYEVIFGTHTKAGKNFDLILLWTIILSVLVVMMESIKPIQMKYAELLRILEWTFTIIFSLEYLARIYSHPKPLKYIFSFWGIIDLLSIAPTFLSLIFKGAHFLVVIRLLRVLRVFRILKLGRYFTESLVLSEALKASSYKIIVFMLSVMLLVIVMGSVMYVVEGGQNGFSSIPQSIYWAVITITTVGYGDIVPVTVVGKFIASLMMLMGYSIIAVPTGIISVEIAKASKKKIACKNCGENLEVEKANYCSNCGNKLG, encoded by the coding sequence ATGCAAGCACCTTACCGTAGTAAATTGTACGAAGTAATTTTTGGAACTCATACCAAAGCAGGAAAAAACTTTGATTTGATTTTGCTTTGGACTATTATTTTAAGTGTGTTGGTAGTAATGATGGAAAGTATTAAGCCAATACAAATGAAATACGCAGAATTGTTGCGTATACTTGAATGGACTTTTACAATTATTTTCTCACTTGAATATCTCGCAAGAATTTATAGTCATCCAAAACCGCTGAAATATATCTTTAGTTTTTGGGGAATTATTGATTTGTTATCAATAGCACCCACCTTCCTCAGTTTAATTTTTAAAGGCGCACATTTCTTAGTAGTAATACGATTATTAAGAGTGTTGCGTGTATTCCGTATTTTAAAATTAGGACGCTATTTTACTGAGTCGTTAGTGTTGTCGGAAGCATTGAAAGCCAGTTCATATAAAATAATTGTATTCATGCTTAGTGTAATGTTGCTGGTGATTGTTATGGGCTCGGTAATGTATGTTGTAGAAGGCGGTCAAAACGGATTTAGTAGTATTCCTCAAAGTATTTATTGGGCGGTGATTACAATTACCACAGTTGGCTATGGCGATATAGTGCCGGTTACAGTTGTAGGGAAATTTATTGCCTCATTAATGATGTTGATGGGCTATAGTATTATTGCTGTACCTACTGGAATTATCTCCGTTGAAATAGCGAAAGCAAGCAAGAAAAAAATAGCGTGCAAAAATTGCGGTGAAAACCTTGAAGTTGAAAAAGCAAATTATTGCAGCAACTGCGGAAATAAACTCGGATGA
- the kbl gene encoding glycine C-acetyltransferase, with translation MYSSMQQRLQKEITEIKDAGLYKNERIIASPQGADIVLADGSKVINFCANNYLGLSSHPKVIEAAKKYIDSHGFGMSSVRFICGTQDIHKELEKKIADFLGTEDTILYAAAFDANGGAFEPLFNEEDAIISDALNHASIIDGVRLCKAQRFRYAHNDMADLEKQLIASKDLRNRIIVTDGAFSMDGTIAQLDEIVILAEKYDALIMVDECHASGFLGKTGRGTHEYRNVMGKIDIITGTLGKALGGASGGFTSGRKEIIEILRQRSRPYLFSNTLAPTITGASIAVFDLLSQTTELRDKLEENTTYFRQKMTDAGFDIKPGEHPIVPIMLYDAVLSQKMAEGLLTEGIYVIGFYFPVVPKGQARIRVQISAAHTREHLDKAIAAFIKVGKNLNVIK, from the coding sequence ATGTATTCATCAATGCAACAACGATTACAAAAGGAAATAACTGAAATAAAAGATGCAGGACTTTATAAAAATGAACGCATCATCGCCTCACCACAAGGTGCTGATATTGTATTAGCAGATGGCAGCAAAGTGATAAATTTTTGTGCGAATAATTATCTCGGACTTTCCAGTCATCCAAAGGTTATTGAAGCAGCAAAAAAATATATTGACTCACATGGTTTCGGAATGAGTTCCGTGCGATTTATTTGCGGCACTCAGGATATTCATAAAGAATTAGAAAAAAAGATTGCTGATTTTCTGGGAACAGAAGATACCATTTTATATGCTGCTGCTTTCGATGCAAACGGCGGAGCATTCGAACCTTTATTTAATGAAGAAGATGCAATTATCAGCGATGCATTAAATCATGCTTCTATTATTGATGGTGTGCGTTTATGTAAAGCACAACGCTTTCGTTATGCGCATAATGATATGGCTGATTTGGAAAAACAATTAATTGCATCTAAAGATTTGCGCAACAGAATAATTGTTACCGACGGTGCATTCAGTATGGATGGTACTATTGCGCAATTAGATGAAATAGTTATTCTGGCAGAAAAATATGATGCATTAATTATGGTGGATGAATGTCATGCTTCCGGATTTTTAGGAAAGACAGGAAGAGGAACCCATGAGTATAGAAATGTAATGGGAAAAATTGATATCATCACCGGTACATTAGGTAAAGCTTTGGGTGGGGCATCCGGTGGATTTACTTCAGGAAGAAAAGAAATTATTGAAATATTGCGCCAGCGATCAAGACCTTATTTATTTTCAAACACATTAGCTCCAACAATTACAGGAGCATCCATTGCAGTGTTTGATTTATTAAGTCAGACAACAGAATTGCGTGATAAATTAGAAGAGAATACAACATACTTCCGACAAAAAATGACGGATGCAGGATTTGATATAAAACCGGGTGAACATCCTATTGTTCCTATCATGTTATATGATGCAGTGTTGAGTCAAAAAATGGCGGAAGGATTATTAACCGAAGGCATTTATGTAATTGGATTTTATTTTCCGGTAGTGCCCAAAGGTCAAGCCAGAATCCGTGTGCAAATATCTGCTGCACATACTCGTGAACATTTGGATAAAGCAATTGCAGCATTTATTAAAGTGGGAAAGAATTTGAATGTGATTAAATGA
- a CDS encoding T9SS type A sorting domain-containing protein, with product MRRYLPFLFFIVCYSAVSGQELIRGIINDYTSANGYTCSNALLVDDASSFSAGDKILIVQMKGATINETNSSSFGNVTDYGTTGKFEINEVAFSETGVLYLNYIISHDYDYSGFVQVVRIPVYADAIIDSTLTCKSWDGNTGGILAFFVEGTLTIQADIDVSEKGFRGGEYENYPDSCPFGFAWTGYRTGIDSGNGAVKGEGFATVTDEKRAGRGKLANGGGGGNDHNAGGGGGSMGGNGGVGGERVATVFSCPGTGVGQSGFLPDNSNSENRIFLGGGGGAGHGNNGYSKAGGNGGGIIFLSANTLDGNGYTLKSNGTSRESVLGDGGSGGGAAGTVLLDISALDSDVLIELKGGNGSDITGDGCTGPGGGGGGGLIRFTGSTLPIGIFSDLSGGIAGTTLTEASDCYGDSNGATDGSYGETISDWPMLISSEIFINDFANVNNDTTICLGESVTLEASGGVIYNWSPATWLSATDISNPICTAENSTTYTVVITNAAGCFDTAEVTVTVVPGVDAIAGPDTSVCGANQVQFFASGGDDFLWSPSTGVSNIYIANPIVFVTESTDYFVTVSNGVCNDIDTVSIVVNPLPDIITNNDTTICLGETIVLSASGAMIYSWEPTTAIPCIDCSYMEVTPLNTTEFTVTGTNADGCMTSESIIVTVEICQSVFNATTLNYIIYPNPSDAFFIIQFEDVITKSIDFNLFAADNKLVYHSELSAGEKQFKITTAALPSGIYFYKMQNELIYINGKLIVE from the coding sequence ATGCGACGCTATCTACCATTCTTATTTTTTATCGTTTGTTATTCCGCAGTTTCAGGTCAGGAATTAATTCGTGGAATTATAAATGATTACACTTCTGCAAATGGCTATACTTGTTCAAATGCTTTGTTGGTTGATGATGCTTCTTCATTTTCCGCAGGAGATAAAATTTTAATTGTGCAAATGAAAGGAGCTACAATTAATGAAACCAACTCTTCATCGTTTGGAAACGTTACTGATTATGGAACTACAGGTAAATTTGAAATAAATGAAGTGGCCTTTTCTGAAACAGGTGTTTTGTATTTAAACTATATCATCTCGCATGATTATGATTATTCAGGTTTTGTACAAGTGGTGAGAATTCCGGTGTATGCTGATGCAATTATTGACAGCACACTTACATGTAAATCCTGGGACGGAAACACAGGTGGCATACTTGCATTTTTTGTGGAAGGCACACTTACAATACAAGCAGATATTGATGTAAGTGAAAAGGGATTTCGTGGTGGTGAGTATGAAAATTATCCGGACTCTTGTCCATTTGGTTTTGCATGGACAGGTTACAGAACAGGAATTGATTCGGGAAATGGTGCTGTAAAAGGAGAAGGTTTTGCAACAGTAACAGATGAAAAAAGAGCAGGCAGAGGCAAGCTTGCAAATGGCGGCGGTGGTGGTAATGATCATAATGCAGGAGGTGGTGGCGGAAGTATGGGAGGTAATGGTGGTGTTGGAGGCGAAAGAGTTGCAACTGTATTTTCTTGTCCGGGAACAGGTGTTGGTCAGAGTGGTTTTTTACCTGATAATTCCAATAGTGAAAACAGAATATTTCTTGGTGGTGGTGGTGGCGCCGGACATGGAAATAATGGATATTCAAAAGCAGGTGGAAATGGTGGAGGCATTATTTTTTTATCCGCAAATACTTTAGATGGAAATGGATATACTTTAAAATCAAATGGAACAAGTCGTGAATCTGTACTTGGTGATGGAGGAAGCGGAGGTGGCGCAGCCGGAACAGTATTATTAGATATTTCTGCATTAGACTCTGATGTATTGATAGAATTAAAAGGAGGCAATGGAAGTGATATAACAGGCGATGGATGTACAGGTCCGGGAGGTGGTGGCGGTGGTGGATTAATAAGATTTACAGGCAGCACTTTACCTATAGGAATTTTTTCTGATTTATCCGGTGGAATTGCAGGAACAACATTAACTGAAGCAAGTGATTGTTATGGTGATAGCAATGGTGCAACAGATGGATCTTATGGTGAAACAATAAGTGATTGGCCGATGTTAATCAGCAGTGAAATATTTATAAATGATTTTGCAAACGTAAATAATGATACTACAATTTGTTTGGGTGAATCAGTAACATTAGAAGCAAGTGGCGGAGTAATTTATAATTGGAGTCCTGCAACATGGTTAAGTGCAACTGATATTTCAAATCCAATATGTACTGCCGAAAATTCTACGACATATACTGTAGTTATTACAAATGCTGCGGGTTGTTTTGATACAGCAGAAGTTACTGTAACTGTTGTTCCGGGAGTGGATGCAATTGCCGGTCCGGATACCTCTGTTTGTGGCGCAAATCAAGTTCAATTTTTTGCAAGTGGTGGTGATGATTTTCTATGGAGTCCATCAACCGGAGTAAGTAATATTTATATTGCAAACCCTATTGTGTTTGTAACTGAATCAACAGATTATTTTGTAACCGTAAGCAATGGAGTTTGTAATGATATTGATACCGTAAGTATAGTTGTAAATCCATTACCGGATATTATTACAAATAATGATACTACAATTTGCCTTGGTGAAACTATAGTGTTAAGTGCTTCCGGTGCGATGATTTATTCATGGGAGCCAACTACTGCTATTCCTTGTATTGATTGTAGTTATATGGAAGTAACGCCACTGAATACTACAGAATTTACGGTTACCGGGACAAATGCGGATGGATGTATGACAAGTGAAAGTATTATTGTTACTGTTGAAATTTGTCAGTCTGTATTTAATGCAACTACATTGAATTATATTATTTATCCAAATCCATCAGATGCATTTTTTATTATTCAATTTGAAGATGTAATTACAAAGTCAATTGATTTTAATTTATTTGCTGCTGATAATAAATTGGTGTATCATTCTGAATTATCTGCCGGTGAAAAACAATTTAAAATAACAACTGCTGCATTGCCGTCGGGAATATATTTTTATAAAATGCAAAATGAATTGATTTATATAAATGGGAAATTGATTGTGGAATAG
- a CDS encoding gliding motility-associated C-terminal domain-containing protein, with amino-acid sequence MRWPLNADYILPDGSTTSIAGTYTTTLTSAFGCDSIITTNLNIIAAYTTTIDAEICDGAEYILPDGSSVSISGVYTTTLTSISGCDSIITTNLNIISSYTTTVDAEICDGAEYILPDGSSVSTSGVYTTTLTSAFGCDSIITTNLNIISSYTTTVDAEICDGAEYILPDGSSVSTSGIYTTTLSSAFGCDSIITTNLNIISSYTTTVDAEICDGADYILPDGSSVSTSGIYSTTLTSAFGCDSIITTNLNIISSYTTTIDAEICDGADYILPDGSSVSTSGIYTTTLTSAFGCDSIITTNLIVNTIYESFIDTIICEGEVYLLPDGATATIAGSYFSNLVSVSGCDSIITTNLGVNSSFATIVDTVICEGDLYTLPDGSSATISGTYISNLISMKGCDSIITTNLIVNSNYSTTVVAIICEGDIYTLPDGVIVSDAGDYTSTFISISGCDSIITTHLNFNIIPTTYGSVSICEGDTFIMPDGSVDSVAGVYEFTFESIAGCDSIVSITLNVNPLPAVNFSGLDDEYCINDSSSILFPVPSGGTFSGPGITDNIFDPAFAGVGGPYTIEYDFVNGSGCSNTIYKNTFVNALPLVGLNSPTQLCLEADPIELTFSPAGGVLSGEGISGEYFTPSVAGTGGPYTINYTYTDSNGCVATDNQFIVVTENVVDAGEDQSLIIGDSVYLQAYPAGSVIWSPAIGVDCVDCTGTFVFPIETTNYFVTSTDDNGCIAIDDVTVYVTYDPDETIFAPSAFTPNGDGKNDHFFIYGPDILYIESLQVFDRWGKLIFSATHVPADVIDKGWDGTFQGQYLNTGVYAWTAEIILKGNIRINRAGNVTLLK; translated from the coding sequence TTGCGATGGCCATTAAATGCAGATTATATTTTACCGGATGGATCAACAACATCAATTGCGGGAACATACACTACGACATTAACAAGTGCATTCGGATGTGATTCAATCATCACCACTAACTTAAATATCATTGCAGCATACACAACAACTATTGATGCAGAGATTTGCGATGGTGCAGAATATATTTTACCCGATGGAAGTTCGGTTTCGATAAGTGGAGTTTACACAACAACACTTACTTCAATTTCCGGATGTGATTCAATTATCACCACTAACTTAAATATCATTTCAAGTTATACCACAACAGTTGATGCGGAGATTTGCGATGGCGCAGAATATATTTTGCCAGACGGAAGTTCTGTTTCAACAAGTGGAGTTTATACAACTACTTTAACAAGTGCATTTGGATGTGATTCGATAATCACCACCAACCTAAATATTATTTCAAGTTATACCACAACAGTTGATGCAGAAATTTGCGATGGTGCAGAATATATTTTACCTGATGGAAGTTCTGTTTCAACTTCTGGAATTTACACAACAACTTTATCAAGTGCATTTGGATGTGATTCAATAATCACCACTAACTTAAATATCATTTCAAGTTATACCACAACAGTTGATGCGGAGATTTGCGATGGTGCAGATTATATTTTACCTGATGGAAGTTCTGTTTCAACAAGTGGAATTTATTCAACAACATTAACAAGTGCATTCGGATGTGATTCAATTATCACAACTAACTTAAATATTATTTCAAGTTACACCACAACTATTGATGCGGAAATTTGCGATGGTGCAGATTATATTTTACCTGATGGAAGTTCTGTTTCAACTTCTGGAATTTACACAACGACATTAACAAGTGCATTCGGATGTGATTCAATAATTACGACCAACCTAATTGTAAATACAATTTATGAGTCATTCATTGATACAATAATTTGCGAAGGAGAAGTTTACTTATTACCTGATGGGGCTACTGCAACAATAGCGGGATCATATTTTTCTAATCTTGTAAGTGTAAGTGGTTGCGATTCCATTATCACTACTAATTTGGGTGTGAATTCATCTTTTGCAACAATAGTAGATACAGTTATTTGCGAAGGAGATCTTTATACTTTACCTGATGGAAGTTCTGCAACAATTAGCGGAACATATATAAGCAATTTAATTTCAATGAAAGGTTGCGATTCAATTATCACCACAAATCTTATAGTAAATTCTAATTATTCAACTACCGTTGTTGCAATAATCTGTGAAGGTGATATTTATACTTTGCCGGATGGTGTTATTGTTTCTGATGCCGGTGATTATACATCAACTTTTATTTCAATTTCCGGATGCGATTCCATAATTACGACACATCTGAATTTTAATATAATTCCTACAACCTATGGTTCCGTTTCAATTTGCGAAGGCGATACTTTTATAATGCCGGATGGTAGTGTAGATTCAGTGGCGGGTGTGTATGAATTTACTTTTGAATCAATTGCAGGTTGCGATAGTATAGTAAGTATTACCTTAAACGTAAATCCTTTACCTGCAGTAAATTTTTCAGGGTTGGATGATGAGTATTGTATTAATGATTCTTCTTCAATTTTATTTCCTGTACCATCGGGAGGTACTTTCAGCGGACCCGGTATTACTGATAATATTTTCGATCCTGCATTTGCCGGTGTTGGTGGTCCTTATACAATAGAATATGATTTTGTAAATGGGTCCGGTTGCTCAAATACTATTTATAAAAACACTTTTGTAAATGCGTTGCCATTAGTAGGTTTGAATTCTCCAACACAATTATGTCTTGAAGCTGATCCAATAGAATTGACATTTTCTCCTGCAGGTGGTGTGTTAAGTGGTGAAGGAATTTCAGGTGAATATTTTACACCTTCTGTTGCAGGAACGGGTGGTCCATATACAATTAATTATACCTACACAGATTCGAATGGATGTGTAGCAACAGATAACCAATTTATTGTTGTTACAGAAAATGTGGTAGATGCGGGTGAAGATCAATCATTAATAATTGGTGATAGTGTTTATCTGCAAGCATATCCTGCTGGCAGTGTAATTTGGTCTCCTGCTATTGGAGTTGATTGTGTGGATTGTACAGGTACTTTTGTATTTCCAATTGAAACAACAAATTATTTTGTAACATCAACAGATGATAATGGATGTATTGCAATTGATGATGTTACTGTGTATGTAACATATGATCCTGATGAAACCATATTTGCTCCTTCGGCATTTACTCCAAATGGCGATGGAAAAAATGATCACTTCTTTATTTACGGACCTGATATTTTATATATAGAATCGTTGCAAGTATTTGATCGTTGGGGTAAATTAATTTTCAGTGCAACACATGTTCCTGCGGATGTAATTGATAAAGGTTGGGATGGTACTTTTCAAGGTCAATATTTAAATACTGGAGTGTATGCATGGACCGCTGAAATAATCTTAAAAGGGAATATTCGTATCAACCGAGCGGGCAATGTTACTCTGCTGAAATAA